One region of Archocentrus centrarchus isolate MPI-CPG fArcCen1 chromosome 6, fArcCen1, whole genome shotgun sequence genomic DNA includes:
- the rab3il1 gene encoding guanine nucleotide exchange factor for Rab-3A isoform X3 has translation MEGGGQVGPTSIRGHGQLSRLRSSSLEIREKGSEILREQLDDAKKELKLKDKECERLSQVRNQLEQELEELTASLFEEAHKMVREANVKQAGAEKQLTEAQGKIDVLQAEVTALKTLVLTSTPSSPNRQLHPQLQSSGTRGSHKSHIRNKSASGAFPPSPAKKEVSSISIQPVAKEDREMDSVLFAEFLMWKEHPSLDRSSAFLSRIYREDIGPCLSFTRSELSQLVQRAVENNSLTIEPVAMSAVPMVKASAIECGGPNGFRAAVETKCALSGLSQLCRHRIKLGDKESYYYISPSSRARITAVCNFFTYIRYIQQGLVRHDAEQMFWEVMRLRREMNLAKLGFYLTDQG, from the exons ATGGAGGGAGGAGGCCAGGTTGGGCCCACCTCAATCAGAGGCCATGGCCAGCTCTCCCGGCTCCGCAGCTCCTCCCTGGAGATCAGAGAAAAGGGGTCAGAGATCCTCAGGGAACAGCTAGATGATGCAAAGAAG GAACTGAAACTAAAAGACAAGGAGTGCGAGCGTCTGTCGCAAGTCAGGAATcagctggagcaggagctggaggagctgacaGCCAGTCTATTTGAG gaagctcACAAGATGGTGCGTGAAGCTAATGTGAAACAAGCAGGTGCAGAGAAACAGCTGACAGAGGCTCAGGGGAAG ATTGATGTTCTACAAGCAGAGGTGACGGCGCTCAAGACTCTGGTGTTGACGTCCACACCTTCTTCACCAAACCGCCAGCTGCATCCGCAGCTGCAGTCTTCAGGTACCAGGGGATCACACAAATCGCACATCCGCAACAAGAGCGCCAGCGGTGCCTTTCCACCCTCACctgcaaaaaaagaagtttcCTCCATTTCCATTCAGCCTGTGGCCAAAGAGGACAGAGAG ATGGACTCAGTTTTGTTTGCAGAGTTTTTGATGTGGAAGGAACATCCGAGTCTGGACCGTTCCTCCGCCTTCCTGAGTCGCATTTACAGAGAAGACATCGGGCCGTGCCTCTCCTTCACAAGATCGGAG CTGTCCCAGCTGGTTCAGAGGGCAGTGGAAAACAACTCTCTGACCATCGAGCCTGTAGCCATGTCAGCAGTACCGATGGTTAAAGCCTCAGCTATAGAGTGTGGAGGTCCTAA tggatTTAGGGCTGCAGTAGAGAC AAAATGTGCGTTAAGTGGACTGTCACAGCTCTGCAGACATCGCATTAAACTCGGAGACAAAGAGAGCTACTATTACATCTCACCCTCCAGCCGAGCGCGG ATCACAGCCGTCTGCAATTTCTTCACTTATATCCGGTACATCCAGCAAGGCCTGGTGAGACATGATG CGGAGCAGATGTTCTGGGAAGTGATGCGCCTTCGCAGAGAGATGAACCTGGCCAAATTAGGTTTCTACCTCACTGACCAGGGCTAG